One window of Macrococcus sp. 19Msa1099 genomic DNA carries:
- the tkt gene encoding transketolase, translating into MFNEKDQLAVDSIRALSIDQIEEANSGHPGLPMGAAPMAYTLWTRHLNFNPSSHHFFDRDRFVLSAGHGSALLYSLLHVSGGLEIEELKQFRQWDSKTPGHPEYRHTKGVEITTGPLGQGFAMSVGMAMAEKHLAATFNQQSDIIDHYTYALVSDGDLMEGISHEAASLAGHLKLNKLIALYDSNDISLDGELNKAFSEDVKGRFESYGWEHILVSDGNDMEAIDKAISVAKSSDRPTIIEVKTIIGYGSPNKQGTNGIHGAPLGGDERKLVFEAYGLEADKKFHVDPAVYEIFQQTMLKRANEKEQLWNEKFAQLEKENAELAQQLRQAIAGELNSDYAEALPVYEAGTSAATRATSGDMIQAIAKTVPSFFGGSADLASSNKSNVKDTEDFSAETPEGKNIWFGVREFAMGAALNGMAAHGGLKVYGATFFVFSDYLKPAVRLSALMGLPVTYVFTHDSIAVGEDGPTHEPIEQLAGLRAIPNLNVIRPADGNESRAAWKIALESTDAPTALVLTRQNLTAIDIEQDKLEAGVARGGYVVYQSEHPEILIVATGSEVNLAIDAAKVLEKQGKGVQVVSMPNTQKFDAQDKSYKEEVLPSSIKQRVAIEMAASDSWYKYVGLDGLVIGIDKFGASAPGELVMEKYGFTVENVVNNILNMK; encoded by the coding sequence ATGTTTAATGAAAAAGATCAATTGGCAGTAGATAGTATTAGAGCTTTAAGTATCGATCAGATTGAGGAAGCGAATTCGGGCCATCCGGGGTTACCTATGGGTGCGGCACCTATGGCTTACACTTTATGGACACGTCATCTTAATTTCAATCCGTCATCACATCATTTCTTCGATAGAGATCGATTTGTACTATCAGCAGGACACGGTTCGGCTTTGTTATACTCATTGCTGCATGTTTCTGGTGGACTAGAAATAGAGGAACTTAAGCAGTTTAGACAATGGGACTCTAAAACTCCGGGACATCCAGAATACCGTCATACTAAAGGTGTAGAAATCACAACAGGGCCACTAGGGCAAGGATTTGCGATGAGTGTCGGTATGGCGATGGCAGAAAAACATCTTGCTGCAACTTTCAATCAGCAGTCAGATATTATTGATCATTATACGTATGCATTAGTTTCAGATGGAGACTTGATGGAAGGTATATCACACGAAGCTGCAAGTCTTGCAGGTCACTTAAAACTTAATAAATTAATTGCTTTATATGATTCGAATGATATCTCTTTAGATGGAGAGCTGAATAAAGCGTTCTCTGAAGATGTTAAAGGGCGTTTCGAAAGCTATGGCTGGGAACATATTTTAGTGTCCGATGGTAATGATATGGAAGCCATTGATAAAGCTATTTCAGTAGCGAAATCAAGTGATAGACCTACGATCATTGAAGTTAAGACAATTATTGGTTATGGTTCTCCGAATAAGCAAGGAACGAATGGCATCCACGGGGCTCCATTAGGAGGAGATGAGCGTAAGCTTGTATTTGAAGCATACGGTTTAGAGGCAGATAAGAAATTCCATGTAGATCCAGCCGTTTATGAAATATTCCAGCAGACGATGCTAAAACGTGCAAATGAAAAAGAGCAGTTATGGAATGAGAAATTTGCGCAATTAGAAAAAGAAAATGCTGAACTAGCACAACAGCTTAGACAAGCGATAGCTGGTGAATTAAATTCTGACTATGCGGAGGCTTTACCGGTATATGAGGCTGGTACATCAGCTGCTACCCGTGCAACGAGTGGTGATATGATCCAGGCAATCGCAAAAACAGTTCCTTCATTCTTTGGGGGATCTGCAGATTTAGCATCTTCTAATAAATCAAATGTTAAAGATACAGAAGACTTTTCGGCTGAAACGCCTGAAGGAAAGAATATCTGGTTTGGTGTCAGAGAGTTTGCAATGGGTGCTGCTTTAAATGGTATGGCTGCTCACGGTGGGCTTAAAGTATACGGTGCGACATTCTTTGTGTTTAGTGACTATTTGAAGCCGGCAGTAAGATTATCAGCGTTAATGGGCTTACCAGTCACATATGTATTTACACATGACTCAATAGCAGTTGGTGAAGATGGGCCGACACATGAACCAATCGAGCAGCTGGCTGGTTTACGAGCGATTCCTAACTTAAATGTGATTCGTCCGGCCGATGGTAATGAAAGCCGTGCCGCCTGGAAAATTGCGCTTGAATCAACTGATGCACCGACTGCACTTGTCCTTACGCGTCAGAACTTAACTGCGATTGATATTGAACAGGACAAACTAGAAGCGGGAGTTGCACGTGGTGGTTATGTTGTATATCAGTCTGAGCATCCGGAGATATTAATAGTCGCAACTGGTTCGGAAGTGAATTTAGCGATTGATGCAGCAAAAGTGTTAGAAAAACAAGGTAAAGGTGTTCAAGTGGTATCAATGCCGAACACTCAAAAATTTGATGCACAAGATAAATCATACAAAGAAGAAGTATTACCATCTTCAATTAAGCAGCGTGTTGCAATTGAAATGGCTGCTTCTGATAGTTGGTACAAATACGTTGGTCTGGATGGACTTGTAATTGGTATTGATAAATTTGGTGCAAGTGCACCTGGAGAATTAGTTATGGAGAAATATGGATTTACTGTAGAAAATGTTGTAAATAACATTTTGAATATGAAGTAA
- a CDS encoding YneF family protein, whose protein sequence is MATWIWILIVLLALAAGAALGFFLARKYMMDYLKKNPPINEEMLRMMMMQMGQKPSQKKINQMMQMMNRNMNQNLK, encoded by the coding sequence ATGGCTACTTGGATTTGGATATTGATTGTACTACTTGCATTAGCAGCAGGTGCTGCTTTAGGATTCTTCCTGGCAAGAAAATATATGATGGATTACTTGAAGAAAAATCCACCGATCAATGAAGAAATGCTTCGTATGATGATGATGCAAATGGGTCAGAAACCATCTCAAAAGAAAATTAATCAAATGATGCAGATGATGAATAGAAATATGAATCAAAATCTTAAATAA
- a CDS encoding cytochrome c biogenesis protein CcdA, translated as MNDITIAVAFGAGLLSFVSPCVLPIYPAFLSYITGVGYNDLQDSKLNRNALLHTIFFLLGFSVVYISLGVGIGIFSDFLLSYDNTIRMLGGLLCIIFGLIILGIFNPKLLMKDHKFEFKNKPAGFLGSFLVGIAFAAGWTPCMGPIIGVIFSMAAVNQSLALIYMIMYVLGFCIPFFLLTFFITKINVLKKYSQLLTKVGGVIMIIMGLLLFFDKLTVINQYFS; from the coding sequence ATGAATGATATTACGATAGCGGTTGCATTTGGTGCAGGTTTATTAAGCTTTGTGTCTCCATGTGTATTACCGATATATCCAGCATTCTTATCCTATATCACCGGTGTTGGTTATAATGATCTGCAAGATTCGAAGTTGAATCGAAATGCACTGTTACATACGATATTCTTTTTACTAGGTTTTTCAGTCGTCTATATTTCTCTAGGTGTCGGTATCGGGATATTTTCGGACTTTTTACTGTCATATGACAATACAATACGTATGCTCGGTGGATTGCTCTGCATTATATTCGGATTGATCATTTTAGGTATCTTTAATCCTAAACTATTGATGAAAGACCATAAATTCGAATTTAAAAATAAACCAGCAGGATTTTTAGGGTCGTTTTTAGTAGGTATTGCATTTGCTGCTGGCTGGACGCCTTGTATGGGTCCGATTATTGGTGTAATTTTTTCTATGGCAGCTGTAAATCAATCACTCGCGCTTATATATATGATTATGTATGTATTAGGATTTTGTATTCCTTTTTTCCTGCTGACATTCTTTATCACTAAAATTAATGTACTAAAGAAATATAGTCAGTTGTTAACTAAAGTTGGAGGGGTTATAATGATAATCATGGGCTTATTGCTATTCTTTGATAAGCTGACGGTTATCAATCAGTACTTTAGTTGA
- a CDS encoding cytochrome c biogenesis protein CcdC: protein MMYFIVSMLVALFMGMAVIVVRMKAQNYPTNVKKIILPPFFMSTGALMYIFPYFRLTTMEIIEAVVVGMFFSIFLIFTSNFEVKDQQIYMKRSRLFPLILISLLVIRSAMKFFLSSSIHPGQLAGMFFLLAFSMIVPWRIAMYRKYMKIARTINNSSEH from the coding sequence ATCATGTATTTTATCGTTTCTATGCTTGTTGCATTATTTATGGGTATGGCTGTTATTGTTGTCAGGATGAAAGCACAGAATTATCCGACGAATGTTAAGAAGATTATTTTACCGCCATTTTTTATGTCTACAGGTGCACTTATGTACATATTTCCCTATTTTAGATTGACAACTATGGAGATAATAGAAGCTGTAGTTGTAGGGATGTTTTTTTCCATATTTTTAATTTTTACATCAAATTTTGAAGTGAAAGACCAGCAGATATATATGAAACGATCTAGATTATTTCCTTTGATTCTCATATCTCTTCTTGTCATCCGCTCAGCAATGAAATTTTTCCTGAGCAGTTCAATACATCCGGGTCAACTAGCAGGAATGTTCTTCCTGCTAGCCTTCAGTATGATAGTCCCGTGGCGTATTGCGATGTATAGAAAGTATATGAAAATTGCGCGTACAATAAATAACAGCAGTGAGCATTAG
- a CDS encoding DUF2621 domain-containing protein, protein MNEWFIILIFLWTILFMGLLTIGGFFMFRKFLKRLPKDDGKSELDWQEYYINKALPLWNDDARNLLNELVSPVPDLFRQVAKERIAGRISKIALDEGAEDIELDHILRGYIIATPKRDHPFMKKKLNQLNIDYTPYEHYFKYADDEKQKFSIFEHSEIAKK, encoded by the coding sequence GTGAATGAATGGTTTATTATTTTAATTTTTTTATGGACAATACTCTTTATGGGGTTGCTTACTATCGGTGGGTTCTTTATGTTCAGAAAGTTTCTAAAGAGGCTGCCGAAAGACGATGGTAAAAGTGAACTGGACTGGCAGGAATACTATATCAATAAAGCCCTTCCGTTATGGAATGACGATGCACGCAACCTTCTGAATGAACTTGTCAGCCCTGTACCAGATTTGTTCAGACAAGTTGCTAAGGAAAGAATCGCCGGACGAATTTCGAAGATTGCACTTGATGAAGGTGCAGAAGATATTGAACTTGATCATATTTTAAGGGGATATATCATTGCGACTCCAAAACGCGATCATCCTTTTATGAAGAAAAAACTCAATCAATTGAATATTGACTATACGCCATATGAGCATTATTTTAAATATGCTGATGACGAAAAGCAGAAGTTCTCAATCTTCGAGCATTCTGAAATCGCAAAAAAATAA
- a CDS encoding DUF1659 domain-containing protein, which yields MIKDVILELAFVKEVTEEGKSIMKTRRFNQVVLNITDEEARAFALLVSRLTGEVYVSVNKIEKKEI from the coding sequence ATGATAAAGGATGTTATTCTCGAGCTTGCTTTTGTTAAAGAAGTTACAGAAGAAGGTAAATCTATTATGAAAACACGTAGATTCAATCAGGTCGTTCTGAACATCACAGATGAAGAAGCGCGTGCTTTTGCGCTATTAGTTTCAAGACTTACTGGTGAGGTTTATGTATCTGTGAATAAGATTGAAAAGAAAGAAATATAA
- a CDS encoding DUF2922 domain-containing protein: protein MKTLQLNFVTEIGKNYTMSIIRPKEGVTSEEVLQVMESLISQNYITTNSGALKAIKSAKLIDRTEQILFENK from the coding sequence ATGAAAACACTTCAGCTTAATTTTGTTACAGAAATCGGAAAGAATTATACGATGTCAATCATAAGACCTAAAGAAGGGGTGACATCTGAAGAGGTATTACAAGTAATGGAATCTTTGATCAGTCAAAATTATATCACGACAAATTCAGGTGCATTAAAAGCGATTAAATCTGCAAAACTAATTGATCGTACGGAACAGATTTTATTTGAAAATAAATAA
- a CDS encoding exonuclease SbcCD subunit D has translation MKIMHLGDLHIGKTINQQNLLEEQSILLNRLVQDIREASIDVLVIAGDIYDRSIPSREAMKVFETFIYEVNQVQKIPVLLISGNHDSAERLGYGKAWYKGHEMHIGTTIDDALNPVSIDGVDFYLVPYVEPVVARHYFEDDSIRTHHDTYKRIIEQIEQRIDKGRINILVSHLFVTGGMTTESEREIIVGTIENVSLKLFDAFDYVMLGHLHTPDAIRDEKVFYSGSIMKYSFDEVHQRKGYRIFDLKKQQVSFITLSPPRDLEYATGTFGDAIKMKLAVDRNSYLKLELSDMEHINDPMFKLKQVYPYLLELKPMINNRDIHYKQREVQQLSHLELVKQFYLDMTDSEMDETQTLLIEQLINESRLMDETD, from the coding sequence ATGAAAATCATGCATTTAGGGGACTTGCATATTGGCAAGACAATTAATCAGCAGAATTTATTAGAAGAGCAATCGATATTATTGAATAGGCTGGTTCAAGATATCAGGGAAGCGTCAATTGATGTATTAGTGATTGCTGGAGATATCTATGATCGTTCAATCCCTTCCAGGGAGGCAATGAAGGTGTTTGAAACCTTTATCTATGAAGTGAACCAGGTGCAGAAAATTCCTGTACTGCTGATCAGTGGTAATCATGATAGCGCAGAACGTCTTGGCTATGGTAAGGCTTGGTATAAAGGGCATGAGATGCATATCGGCACTACAATTGATGATGCTTTGAATCCGGTTTCGATCGATGGAGTTGACTTTTATCTTGTCCCTTACGTAGAACCGGTTGTTGCACGACACTACTTTGAAGACGATAGTATTCGCACGCATCATGATACATATAAGAGAATCATTGAACAAATTGAACAGCGTATCGATAAAGGCAGAATAAACATTTTAGTAAGCCATCTATTTGTTACAGGAGGTATGACAACTGAGTCCGAAAGAGAAATCATCGTAGGTACAATAGAGAATGTCTCGCTCAAGCTTTTTGATGCATTCGATTATGTAATGCTCGGACATCTTCATACACCTGACGCAATACGTGATGAAAAAGTGTTCTATAGTGGAAGTATCATGAAATATTCGTTCGATGAAGTGCATCAAAGAAAGGGTTACAGAATTTTTGATCTTAAAAAGCAGCAGGTTAGTTTTATTACATTGTCACCCCCGAGAGATCTGGAATATGCTACTGGAACGTTTGGAGATGCAATTAAAATGAAGTTAGCTGTAGATAGGAATTCATATTTAAAGCTTGAGTTAAGTGACATGGAGCATATTAATGATCCGATGTTCAAGCTTAAGCAAGTATATCCGTATCTATTAGAATTAAAGCCAATGATAAACAATAGGGATATTCATTATAAACAAAGAGAAGTACAGCAGCTCTCACATCTGGAACTTGTCAAACAGTTTTATTTAGATATGACGGATAGTGAGATGGATGAAACGCAGACGTTATTAATAGAACAGCTTATTAATGAAAGTAGGTTAATGGATGAGACCGATTAA
- a CDS encoding SMC family ATPase: protein MRPIKLEIQHFGPFKNETIDFKQLNNHTLFLISGKTGSGKTTIFDAMMYALYGTASTSSRNHKAMRNKHAYDEEETMIKFQFSIKDKQYLIIRNLPHIKAGNKTPITSKLEVYEIHDNEKRLISTNKKTETNQLIVDIVKLQADQFRQILILPQGEFKNFLVSDSESKNEILRTLFDTKHLELMVKRLKENVDDKIDAIRMKEKEIEFHIQQLGVGFPPYMVTYDEQIRTANLYYEALQKVFSQNISELNDKSNELKLKGDALKAAEILNNNIQSVKQHKHQLAMLYEQREEIENTQKTVQQLVQFESYLSCISQLEKLKKDDAHLSVQKKDEEQQISENKDKLQQLKSALNEVMQDDEEMKRLNHQLIEQERFVDEKYHGLEEDVNTLNELKNETTALSDKLSSTHQANETIQSSLEALIQEKTKLYEEKVKLQNHIRDNETIISLINEYDSHYKALQAIKENQDMLTEELLSCESLIERFNFGDDLLDIDAVDSIRAQLKIGQNCPVCNHIVTEKTDGVHHEYHNLVQRRMTLSREQEANATKIEWIEALMKAVTDKLLAYEQFKVTYKHEDMQNTGELLIHEQEMLTQKLETLNDHLNHIDHEYEDLSNELKNNKASIISLKDVIDANEKKINERNGKKERYHTFVSFTGFKNYDDFKAQFDEKRDLYENYDKHLNHLNETIASCSELIRSKENIVDKYNTHLIYNEKLLSQLESTKNSFHISDKIVDEYMDKDIEQELETLQSAVESYYKDIHFHENTIKTLEDLIGGKKAPDIEKLSNEYAELSSKAKAFEQAINDERSQLKLMNNIIMQLEVVHKSYVKQMEDIGSEIRLFEVLNGKNTLKLSIENYVLVYYLEQILLLANERLLQMTHNRYKLVRKKEVHSRKKSGLEIEVFDYHTNNVRDITTLSGGETFIASLSLALGLSDYVMQISGGINLESVFIDEGFGSLDSDTLETAIEVLIELQQTGKLIGIISHVQSLQENMPAILKVRTDGFNSDTEFQLK, encoded by the coding sequence ATGAGACCGATTAAGTTAGAGATTCAGCATTTTGGACCATTTAAAAATGAAACGATTGACTTTAAGCAGCTGAATAACCATACACTTTTTCTTATTAGTGGTAAGACAGGTTCAGGAAAGACTACCATTTTTGATGCGATGATGTATGCCCTTTATGGCACGGCGTCCACTTCTTCCAGAAATCATAAGGCGATGAGAAATAAACACGCATACGATGAAGAAGAGACGATGATTAAATTTCAATTTTCCATCAAGGATAAACAATATTTAATTATTCGCAATTTACCACACATAAAGGCAGGGAATAAGACGCCGATCACATCTAAATTAGAAGTTTATGAAATCCATGACAATGAGAAGCGCTTAATCAGTACCAATAAAAAGACCGAGACAAACCAGCTGATTGTAGATATCGTCAAGCTGCAGGCAGATCAGTTTAGACAAATCCTTATACTGCCGCAAGGGGAATTTAAAAATTTTCTTGTATCAGATAGCGAAAGTAAGAATGAGATATTAAGAACACTGTTCGATACGAAGCATCTTGAGCTGATGGTCAAGCGATTAAAGGAGAATGTTGATGATAAAATCGATGCTATAAGAATGAAGGAAAAAGAGATTGAATTCCATATACAGCAGCTCGGTGTCGGGTTTCCGCCATATATGGTTACTTACGACGAACAGATCCGTACAGCTAACTTGTATTACGAAGCGTTACAAAAGGTCTTTTCACAGAACATATCAGAATTAAATGATAAATCAAATGAACTGAAGCTTAAAGGAGACGCCTTGAAAGCGGCGGAGATATTAAATAATAATATACAATCTGTCAAGCAGCATAAACATCAGCTAGCAATGTTATATGAACAGCGTGAAGAAATAGAGAATACACAAAAAACGGTTCAGCAACTCGTGCAGTTCGAATCCTACCTTTCCTGTATCAGTCAGCTGGAGAAATTGAAGAAAGATGATGCGCATTTAAGCGTGCAAAAAAAGGATGAAGAACAACAGATTAGTGAAAATAAGGATAAGCTTCAGCAACTGAAAAGTGCATTAAACGAAGTTATGCAAGATGATGAAGAAATGAAGCGGCTCAATCATCAATTAATAGAACAGGAAAGATTTGTCGATGAAAAATACCATGGTCTAGAAGAAGATGTCAATACGCTAAATGAACTGAAAAATGAAACGACAGCATTGAGCGATAAGCTATCAAGTACACATCAAGCAAATGAGACCATTCAAAGTTCCCTAGAAGCGTTGATTCAAGAAAAGACAAAATTATATGAAGAAAAGGTGAAGCTTCAGAATCATATTCGTGATAATGAAACGATTATCTCATTGATCAACGAATATGATTCACATTATAAAGCATTGCAAGCGATTAAAGAAAATCAGGACATGCTAACAGAAGAACTATTGTCATGTGAATCACTTATCGAACGTTTTAATTTCGGAGATGATCTGCTGGATATTGATGCAGTGGACTCTATTCGTGCACAATTGAAAATAGGTCAAAATTGTCCGGTGTGTAATCATATCGTCACCGAGAAAACGGATGGTGTTCATCATGAATACCATAACCTTGTACAAAGAAGGATGACGTTGTCACGTGAACAAGAGGCCAATGCAACTAAGATAGAGTGGATTGAAGCGTTGATGAAGGCAGTCACCGATAAGTTACTTGCATATGAGCAGTTTAAAGTTACTTATAAACATGAAGATATGCAAAATACTGGTGAACTGCTTATTCATGAACAAGAGATGTTAACGCAGAAACTTGAAACGCTCAATGACCATTTAAATCATATCGATCACGAGTACGAGGACCTGAGTAATGAACTTAAAAATAACAAAGCCTCCATTATCTCCTTAAAAGACGTTATCGATGCAAATGAGAAAAAGATCAATGAACGCAATGGTAAAAAAGAGCGATATCATACATTTGTATCATTCACAGGGTTTAAGAATTATGATGATTTCAAGGCTCAGTTTGATGAGAAAAGGGATCTCTATGAAAATTATGATAAGCATCTGAATCATCTAAACGAAACGATTGCCTCTTGTTCAGAACTCATCCGATCAAAAGAGAATATCGTGGATAAATATAATACCCATCTTATCTATAACGAAAAATTATTAAGCCAATTAGAATCAACAAAAAACTCATTTCATATATCGGATAAAATAGTGGATGAATATATGGACAAAGATATAGAGCAAGAACTAGAAACGTTGCAGAGTGCTGTTGAAAGTTATTATAAAGATATTCATTTTCATGAAAATACGATAAAGACCTTAGAGGATTTGATTGGCGGAAAAAAAGCCCCTGATATTGAAAAGCTGTCAAATGAATATGCTGAGCTATCGTCTAAAGCGAAAGCGTTTGAACAAGCAATCAATGATGAGCGTAGTCAGTTAAAGCTGATGAACAATATTATAATGCAGCTGGAAGTAGTACATAAAAGTTATGTCAAGCAGATGGAGGATATAGGTTCTGAGATCAGACTTTTCGAAGTACTGAACGGAAAGAATACTTTAAAACTATCAATCGAAAATTATGTGCTCGTATACTATCTGGAACAAATACTTCTGTTAGCTAATGAAAGGTTACTTCAGATGACCCATAACCGATACAAGCTCGTAAGGAAAAAGGAGGTTCACTCCAGAAAAAAAAGTGGGCTTGAAATTGAAGTCTTCGATTATCACACAAATAATGTGAGGGATATTACAACGCTTTCTGGAGGTGAAACATTTATCGCCTCTTTATCATTAGCGCTAGGCTTAAGTGATTACGTCATGCAGATTTCAGGTGGAATCAATCTGGAGTCGGTGTTCATTGATGAAGGTTTCGGAAGTTTAGATAGTGATACGCTTGAGACAGCAATTGAAGTTCTGATCGAACTCCAGCAGACCGGAAAACTGATCGGTATAATTAGTCATGTACAATCGCTCCAGGAAAATATGCCTGCGATATTAAAGGTTAGAACTGACGGTTTTAATAGTGATACAGAATTTCAGTTGAAGTAA
- a CDS encoding SCO family protein → MKQLNIFLILFLALIISACSNSRLEPKSLYGNTMTEFSGTDETGKSISNKDLKGKVWLVDFIFTNCETVCPPMTYNMSQVVDQLEKDGVSHDDYGIISFSVDPKKDTPKKLSDYINQHNPPKGIWKAVTQYDEKFIRQFAEENFKTIVVPPTANNSQATHGTSFYLVDQNGMIIKDYAGKDTGDKKFPKSEIVEDVKTMIEEGPYKK, encoded by the coding sequence ATGAAGCAGTTAAATATTTTCTTAATATTATTTTTAGCATTAATAATATCAGCGTGCAGTAATTCAAGATTAGAACCAAAGTCTTTATATGGCAATACAATGACTGAGTTCAGTGGAACGGATGAAACCGGTAAGTCAATTTCAAATAAAGATCTTAAAGGAAAGGTCTGGCTAGTGGATTTTATCTTTACTAACTGTGAAACAGTCTGTCCACCCATGACTTATAATATGAGTCAGGTTGTCGATCAGCTTGAGAAGGATGGCGTCAGTCATGATGATTATGGCATCATCAGCTTTAGTGTCGATCCTAAGAAAGATACGCCAAAGAAACTTAGTGACTATATCAATCAGCATAATCCTCCAAAAGGGATTTGGAAAGCTGTGACACAGTATGATGAGAAGTTTATCAGACAGTTTGCAGAAGAGAACTTCAAAACTATCGTCGTTCCACCTACAGCCAATAACTCACAGGCTACACATGGTACATCGTTTTATCTTGTTGATCAGAATGGGATGATAATAAAAGATTATGCGGGAAAAGATACTGGAGATAAAAAATTTCCGAAGTCAGAAATTGTGGAAGACGTTAAAACGATGATCGAAGAAGGACCGTATAAAAAATAA
- the mscL gene encoding large conductance mechanosensitive channel protein MscL, with amino-acid sequence MLKEFKEFAVKGNVLDLAVAVVIGGAFGKIVSSLVADVIMPVIGLIFGNTDFASSWAYKGIKYGVFIQSIIDFLIVAGAIFLFIKLINKITRKSDVEEVEEAVEENTVLLTEIRDLLRSK; translated from the coding sequence ATATTAAAAGAATTCAAAGAGTTTGCTGTAAAAGGAAATGTACTTGATTTAGCTGTCGCAGTTGTTATTGGGGGTGCATTTGGTAAAATTGTTTCTTCATTAGTGGCTGATGTAATTATGCCGGTCATTGGTCTTATTTTTGGAAATACAGATTTTGCATCAAGCTGGGCTTATAAAGGAATCAAATACGGTGTCTTCATTCAATCAATCATCGATTTCTTAATCGTTGCAGGTGCAATCTTCTTGTTTATTAAACTTATCAATAAGATTACGCGTAAAAGCGACGTTGAAGAAGTTGAAGAAGCAGTCGAAGAGAATACAGTGTTATTAACTGAAATCAGAGACTTATTACGCTCCAAATAA